The following proteins are encoded in a genomic region of Coffea eugenioides isolate CCC68of chromosome 6, Ceug_1.0, whole genome shotgun sequence:
- the LOC113773601 gene encoding probable receptor-like serine/threonine-protein kinase At5g57670 → MIPSSRKILVGISLDAQESRELLYWAITFLAQPNDTVVALHVLVAEENKKPFDQKKQDNKKWQSITKYQKKIRHTKNFVISVMGEFAKACQSKQVDLEARVGFSSKVGRGLAKEAKSISADFLLIGGKINQSNKPSRRIRKYCCDHVPEGCSLVLVGKYRCLPPNFHSNSIQVGDVHQSSARWSEKDSQTSKSVSSDEERTGSKAKTEKRSPRTVLDACERESQGTMEDGSSIDESSIRKSPYVASESKRQSETKRPMSPLKIISSFFRSPFDSSARKRNDTLFNKNKQQPTFKCFPYEEIANATNNFHPENMVGQGGFSEVYRGVLSDGRTIAVKRLANDTNADKEKEFLMELGIIGHVNHPNTASLVGCCVEKGLYLIFKFYPNGTLSSALHGKPCQSLDWPVRYRIALGVARGLHYLHKCCKHRIIHRDIKASNVLLGPDYEPQISDFGLAKWLPNKWTHHAVIPIEGTFGYLAPEYFMHGIVDEKTDVFAFGILLLEIITGRRPVDSSQQNLLLWAKPLMESGKLSELADPRLEDKYDMVQLHRLVLTASYCVRQTSIWRPSMTEVLELLTFGNDSEEARSWRIPKFTSDEMDDYSMVFGYQLPSDISLEDF, encoded by the exons ATGATTCCTTCAAGTCGCAAAATCCTTGTTGGAATATCACTGGATGCTCAAGAAAGCAGAGAATTGCTCTACTGGGCAATCACATTTTTGGCTCAGCCGAATGACACCGTCGTTGCTTTGCATGTTCTTG TGGCAGAAGAGAACAAGAAACCATTCGACCAAAAGAAACAAGATAACAAGAAGTGGCAATCAATTACCAAATATCAGAAGAAAATTCGtcatacaaaaaattttgttatatCTGTAATGGGTGAGTTTGCAAAGGCCTGCCAATCAAAACAG GTGGATTTGGAGGCTAGAGTTGGTTTTAGCTCGAAAGTTGGAAGAGGACTTGCCAAGGAAGCGAAAAGCATATCTGCAGACTTTCTTCTCATTGGTGGCAAAATCAACCAGTCAAACAA ACCATCACGCAGAATTAGAAAGTATTGTTGCGACCATGTCCCTGAAGGCTGTTCATTAGTACTGGTTGGGAAATACAGATGCCTACCACCAAATTTTCATTCAAACTCTATACAAGTTGGAG ATGTTCATCAATCCAGCGCAAGGTGGTCAGAAAAAGATAGTCAAACAAGCAAATCAGTTTCATCAGATGAAGAGCGCACTGGCTCAAAAGCAAAGACAGAAAAACGTTCACCTAGGACTGTGCTGGATGCCTGTGAACGTGAATCACAGGGCACGATGGAGGATGGTTCTAGCATTGACGAATCAAGCATTAGAAAGTCTCCATATGTTGCTAGTGAGTCTAAAAGGCAATCAGAAACCAAAAGGCCTATGTCTCCATTGAAGATAATATCATCCTTCTTTCGTTCACCATTTGATTCAagtgcaagaaaaagaaatgatacTCTCTTCAACAAAAATAAGCAGCAACCTACGTTTAAGTGTTTTCCCTATGAAGAAATTGCAAATGCCACCAACAATTTCCATCCAG AGAATATGGTAGGACAAGGAGGGTTCTCGGAGGTGTATAGGGGTGTCCTTAGCGATGGACGCACCATTGCAGTAAAGCGGCTAGCAAATGACACAAATGCAGACAAGGAAAAGGAGTTTCTCATGGAGTTAGGCATTATAGGACATGTTAACCACCCTAACACTGCGAGCTTAGTTGGCTGCTGCGTGGAAAAGGGCCTTTATTTGATCTTCAAGTTCTATCCAAACGGAACACTGTCTTCTGCTTTACATG GCAAACCGTGCCAATCTCTAGACTGGCCAGTTAGGTATAGAATTGCCCTTGGAGTTGCAAGAGGTTTACACTATTTACACAAATGTTGCAAACATCGAATAATACATCGCGATATTAAAGCCTCTAATGTTCTTCTAGGACCAGATTATGAACCACAG ATTTCAGATTTTGGGCTTGCAAAATGGTTACCTAACAAATGGACGCACCATGCTGTGATTCCAATTGAGGGTACATTCGGGTACTTAGCACCAGAGTATTTCATGCATGGAATTGTGGATGAGAAAACAGATGTTTTTGCATTTGGGATTCTTCTTTTAGAGATCATAACTGGGAGGAGACCAGTGGACTCATCACAACAAAACCTGCTTCTATGG GCGAAGCCCTTGATGGAATCTGGAAAATTAAGTGAACTAGCTGATCCCAGATTAGAAGACAAATATGATATGGTACAATTGCATAGGCTGGTGCTCACTGCTTCATATTGCGTCAGGCAAACCTCAATCTGGCGACCCTCGATGACTGAA GTTTTGGAGTTGTTAACATTTGGAAATGACTCTGAAGAAGCAAGAAGTTGGAGAATACCAAAATTTACAAGTGATGAAATGGATGATTACTCTATGGTTTTTGGATATCAACTTCCATCAGATATATCTTTGGAAGACTTTTAA
- the LOC113773602 gene encoding PTI1-like tyrosine-protein kinase At3g15890 has translation MGSSLSCCGSEKVEQVDGLSFNGGSSTSWRIFTYKELHAATHGFSEDNKLGEGGFGSVYWGKTSDGLQIAVKKLKSMNSKAEMEFAVEVEVLGRVRHKNLLGLRGYCAGSEQRLIVYDYMPNLSLLSHLHGQFAAEVQLDWKRRMRIALGSAEGLLYLHHEVTPHIIHRDIKASNVLLDSNFEPLVADFGFAKLIPEGVSHMTTRVKGTLGYLAPEYAMWGKVSESCDVYSFGILLLELITGRKPIEKLPGGIKRTITEWAEPLIAKSKFKDLVDPKLRESFDENQLKQAINVAALCVQGEADKRPTMKEVVNLLRGTDPKASMKQMRLKSVKYGDDLLDVDQNTDDEKDKTVDESSAYGVFDALSMQKMRDPYRRR, from the exons ATGGGTTCATCCCTCAGTTGCTGTGGCTCAGAAAAAGTTGAACAAGTTGATGG GTTGTCATTCAATGGAGGCAGCAGTACTTCATGGAGAATATTTACGTACAAAGAATTGCATGCAGCAACCCATGGCTTCAGTGAAGACAACAAACTTGGAGAAGGTGGATTCGGCAGTGTCTACTGGGGTAAAACCTCTGATGGCCTTCAG ATAGCGGTAAAGAAATTGAAATCCATGAATTCAAAGGCCGAGATGGAGTTCGCGGTCGAAGTTGAAGTCCTTGGAAGGGTACGACACAAGAATCTGTTGGGACTTAGAGGTTATTGTGCCGGGAGTGAACAAAGGCTTATTGTCTATGATTACATGCCAAATCTGAGTTTGCTGTCTCATCTCCATGGCCAATTTGCTGCTGAAGTTCAACTTGATTGGAAAAGGAGGATGAGAATTGCACTTGGCTCTGCTGAAGGATTGCT GTACTTGCATCATGAGGTGACTCCACACATAATTCACCGAGACATAAAGGCCAGCAATGTGCTACTAGACTCAAACTTTGAGCCCCTGGTGGCCGACTTTGGCTTCGCCAAGCTAATCCCAGAAGGAGTTAGCCACATGACAACCCGCGTTAAGGGCACCTTGGGATACTTAGCACCAGAATACGCTATGTGGGGGAAGGTGTCAGAAAGCTGTGATGTGTACAGTTTTGGAATTCTTCTACTGGAGCTTATCACAGGAAGGAAACCAATTGAGAAGCTGCCTGGTGGAATTAAAAGAACCATAACAGAATGGGCTGAGCCCTTAATTGCCAAAAGCAAGTTCAAGGATCTTGTGGATCCAAAACTCCGAGAAAGTTTCGATGAAAATCAGTTAAAACAAGCTATTAATGTTGCTGCATTGTGTGTTCAAGGGGAGGCTGACAAGAGGCCTACTATGAAGGAAGTGGTGAATTTGCTAAGAGGAACTGACCCCAAAGCTTCAATGAAGCAAATGAGGCTCAAAAGTGTCAAGTATGGGGATGATTTGTTGGATGTTGATCAAAACACTGATGATGAGAAGGATAAAACTGTCGATGAAAGTAGTGCCTATGGTGTCTTTGATGCCCTGAGCATGCAGAAGATGCGGGATCCCTATAGGCGAAGGTAA
- the LOC113775487 gene encoding protein GLUTAMINE DUMPER 2-like, protein MNVNFRIHTSAEKTMTIAQSPSVASTPATRSPWHSPVPYLFGGLAAMLGLIAFALLILACSYWRLSGYLEGGANNERDLEAGESNEDGSDGDLKKPGVRVFEEKFLVIMPGQEKPTWLATPMSSRASSFGTTSNSSCSSESSEKSGRESEEKKQEIGLSQVELTNMDADHHAETTNQDHQV, encoded by the coding sequence atgaATGTAAATTTCAGAATTCATACTTCAGCTGAGAAAACAATGACAATTGCACAAAGCCCATCAGTGGCATCGACCCCGGCGACGCGGTCACCATGGCACTCGCCGGTGCCATACCTCTTTGGAGGACTAGCAGCCATGTTGGGACTCATAGCTTTTGCTCTTTTAATTCTGGCTTGCTCATACTGGAGACTCTCGGGATATCTCGAAGGCGGTGCAAACAATGAAAGAGACCTTGAGGCTGGTGAGTCCAATGAAGATGGTTCCGATGGTGATTTGAAAAAACCAGGTGTACGAGTTTTTGAAGAGAAGTTTCTTGTGATCATGCCTGGCCAAGAGAAGCCTACTTGGTTGGCTACACCAATGTCTAGTAGAGCATCATCTTTTGGTACTACTAGTAATAGCTCCTGTAGCAGTGAAAGCAGTGAAAAATCAGGACGAGAAAGTGAGGAAAAGAAGCAAGAAATTGGGCTCAGCCAGGTGGAATTGACCAACATGGATGCTGATCATCATGCTGAGACTACAAATCAGGACCATCAGGTCTAG